In one Saccharibacillus brassicae genomic region, the following are encoded:
- a CDS encoding cytidine deaminase, producing MDAAVLIQEAIKARAQAYVPYSGFKVGAALLDEHGQVHHGCNIENAAYGPSNCAERTALFRAVADGHRPGSFKMLAVVGDTEGPIAPCGVCRQVLVELCKPDMPVMLSNMKGDIRETTIGELLPDAFGPWDLDKA from the coding sequence ATGGATGCAGCGGTACTGATTCAGGAAGCGATCAAAGCGCGGGCGCAGGCTTACGTGCCTTACTCGGGCTTCAAAGTGGGAGCGGCTCTGCTGGACGAGCACGGACAGGTGCACCACGGCTGCAATATCGAAAACGCGGCGTACGGGCCGTCCAACTGCGCCGAGCGCACGGCGCTGTTCCGCGCGGTGGCGGACGGCCATCGTCCGGGCAGCTTCAAGATGCTGGCCGTCGTCGGCGACACGGAAGGCCCGATCGCGCCGTGCGGCGTATGCCGGCAGGTGTTGGTGGAATTGTGCAAACCGGATATGCCGGTCATGCTGAGCAATATGAAGGGGGACATTCGCGAGACGACGATCGGGGAACTGCTCCCGGACGCGTTCGGTCCCTGGGATCTGGATAAGGCGTAA
- a CDS encoding diacylglycerol kinase family protein yields MDKRRTWGDVFRNAWDGVRATASTERNFKVHLALCAAVLLLGALLRVPRLDWGLLCLAIGLVLSAELMNTAVEAAVNLTVGERLHPLAKKAKDAAAGAVLASAVFAAVIGLIVFAPPLLRLAQDWGWL; encoded by the coding sequence ATGGACAAGCGGCGCACCTGGGGAGACGTATTTCGGAATGCCTGGGACGGCGTCCGGGCAACGGCTTCGACGGAACGAAACTTCAAGGTGCATCTGGCGCTGTGCGCGGCGGTGCTGCTTCTGGGTGCGCTGCTGCGGGTCCCCCGGCTCGACTGGGGACTGTTGTGCCTGGCGATCGGACTCGTGCTGTCCGCCGAATTGATGAACACGGCGGTGGAAGCTGCGGTCAACCTGACCGTGGGCGAACGGCTGCATCCGCTGGCCAAAAAAGCGAAAGATGCCGCCGCGGGAGCGGTGCTGGCTTCCGCGGTTTTCGCCGCCGTGATCGGCCTTATCGTGTTTGCGCCTCCGCTGCTGCGCTTGGCGCAAGACTGGGGCTGGCTGTAA
- the ybeY gene encoding rRNA maturation RNase YbeY, translating into MSLQLEWSNEQDQYEISETLIGQLRLLLEAAGQTENVTDGEVALTFVDDEEIHRLNKEFRHIDRPTDVLSFAMRESAGEEPEIVYEIEADEAAEPALEEMLGDIIISVPRAIAQSEDYGHSVERELGFLFVHGFLHLLGYDHQTPEDEAEMMAKQEAALQKIGLTR; encoded by the coding sequence ATGAGCCTGCAACTGGAATGGAGCAACGAACAAGACCAATACGAGATTAGCGAGACGCTGATCGGGCAGCTGCGCCTGCTGCTCGAAGCCGCCGGACAGACGGAAAACGTGACCGACGGCGAAGTGGCGCTGACTTTCGTGGACGACGAAGAAATCCACCGGCTGAACAAAGAGTTCCGTCATATCGACCGGCCGACCGACGTGTTATCGTTCGCGATGCGCGAATCGGCGGGCGAAGAGCCGGAGATCGTGTACGAGATCGAAGCGGACGAAGCGGCGGAGCCGGCACTTGAGGAAATGCTGGGAGACATCATTATTTCCGTGCCGCGCGCCATCGCGCAGAGCGAAGATTACGGACATTCGGTCGAGCGGGAGCTCGGCTTTCTGTTCGTGCACGGATTCCTGCATCTGCTCGGCTACGACCATCAGACCCCGGAAGACGAAGCGGAGATGATGGCCAAGCAGGAAGCGGCTCTGCAAAAAATCGGGCTGACGCGCTGA
- a CDS encoding HD family phosphohydrolase, protein MASKEKWNRKTDPKISGWKNSRLVKLALFALITIMFYVGLAPKLLPEKYDIQVNMPSDKEILAPAQIPNSKATLQAQEEAAERVQQVYRIVPLRNDTLINQLLDRIDTLNQDDQLTEANKIEIYREELPQKVNQFMANSIRGSGSNGAYSAALLREVQTRLGEQEYDIPEETFYKIPALTSIQIQQMKSEATGIVSRLMSDQVADAQTARAQVAEFVSRSTLTDRTSREVVQELIKLAITPNRFYDEEATKEAAVQARENTETVYIEQGDVLVQRGETITQDMYNLLKENDMLKTEINYWPQFGLLLLSGLLSLGMFLFTRLSGNEFKYSNPQLLMIILIYFIMLIAMHLTALVQSDTARYVGYLAPVAIGCTLITLLLNNPFAYFSAVIFSVLASVVLNAGQTGSDIFDFHFGFYTLVVSYAAIFTVHRASQRSTLLKAGIMVSLFGALAVLALSLIGDPDPDRNTILYPVAFALASGLLTAILAIGLMPFFEVTFGILSALKLVELSNPNHPLLRKLLIETPGTYHHSVMVGNLSEAAAEAIGANGLLCRVGSYYHDIGKTKRPSYFIENQNNIENPHDSIDPKLSKSIIVAHARDGVEMQKEYKLPKRIRDIAEQHHGTTFLYFFYQKALKLAEERGVEPDFTEAEFRYPGPKAQSKEAAVVGIADSVEAAVRSLHKPTIDQVESMIGKIIKSRLDDQQFNECDITLKELDVVSKTLKEAVMGIFHSRIEYPEEVKPKTKEN, encoded by the coding sequence ATGGCTTCAAAAGAAAAATGGAACAGAAAAACCGATCCCAAAATTTCCGGCTGGAAAAACAGTCGTCTCGTCAAGCTGGCTTTGTTCGCCCTGATCACGATCATGTTCTACGTCGGGCTTGCGCCCAAACTGCTGCCCGAAAAATACGATATCCAGGTCAACATGCCGAGCGACAAGGAAATTCTGGCTCCGGCGCAGATTCCGAACAGCAAAGCGACCCTGCAGGCGCAGGAAGAAGCTGCGGAGCGCGTGCAGCAGGTATACCGCATCGTGCCGCTTCGCAACGATACGCTGATCAATCAGCTGCTGGACCGGATCGATACGCTGAATCAGGACGACCAGCTGACGGAAGCGAACAAAATCGAGATTTACCGGGAAGAGCTGCCGCAAAAAGTCAATCAGTTCATGGCGAACAGCATTCGTGGCAGCGGCAGCAACGGAGCGTATTCGGCCGCGCTGCTGCGCGAAGTACAGACGCGGCTCGGCGAGCAGGAGTACGATATTCCCGAAGAAACGTTTTACAAGATCCCGGCGCTCACTTCGATCCAAATCCAGCAGATGAAGTCGGAAGCGACCGGAATCGTGTCCCGGCTCATGAGCGATCAGGTGGCGGATGCCCAGACGGCGCGCGCCCAGGTCGCGGAGTTCGTCAGCCGCAGCACGTTGACCGACCGCACTTCGCGCGAGGTCGTGCAGGAGCTGATCAAGCTCGCGATTACGCCGAACCGGTTCTATGACGAAGAAGCGACCAAGGAAGCGGCCGTGCAGGCCCGCGAGAATACCGAAACGGTATATATCGAGCAGGGCGACGTGCTGGTGCAGCGCGGCGAGACGATTACGCAGGACATGTACAATCTCCTCAAAGAGAACGACATGCTCAAGACGGAGATCAATTACTGGCCGCAGTTCGGCCTGCTGCTGCTGTCCGGCCTGCTCTCGCTCGGGATGTTCCTGTTCACGCGGCTCAGCGGCAACGAATTCAAATACAGCAATCCGCAGCTGCTCATGATCATCTTGATCTATTTCATCATGCTGATCGCCATGCATCTGACGGCGCTCGTGCAGAGCGATACGGCGCGGTACGTCGGTTATCTCGCGCCTGTCGCTATCGGCTGCACGCTCATTACGCTGCTGCTGAACAATCCGTTCGCTTATTTCAGCGCCGTCATTTTCTCGGTGCTCGCGAGCGTCGTACTGAATGCCGGACAGACGGGAAGCGACATTTTCGATTTCCATTTCGGCTTCTATACGCTTGTCGTCTCGTACGCGGCCATCTTCACCGTGCACCGGGCCAGCCAGCGGTCGACCCTGCTCAAAGCAGGCATCATGGTCAGTTTGTTCGGCGCGTTGGCGGTATTGGCGCTGTCGTTGATCGGAGATCCCGATCCGGACCGCAACACGATTCTGTATCCGGTCGCGTTCGCGTTGGCTTCGGGCCTGCTGACCGCCATTTTGGCGATCGGGCTTATGCCGTTCTTCGAAGTGACGTTCGGCATTTTGTCGGCGCTCAAGCTTGTGGAGCTGTCGAATCCGAACCATCCGCTGCTGCGCAAGCTGCTGATCGAGACGCCGGGCACGTACCATCACAGCGTCATGGTCGGCAACTTGTCCGAAGCTGCGGCGGAAGCGATCGGGGCCAACGGCCTGCTCTGCCGGGTCGGTTCGTATTATCACGATATCGGCAAGACCAAGCGTCCGAGCTATTTTATCGAAAATCAGAACAATATCGAAAATCCGCACGATTCCATCGATCCGAAGCTGAGCAAGTCGATCATCGTGGCCCATGCGCGCGACGGCGTCGAGATGCAGAAAGAGTACAAGCTGCCCAAGCGTATCCGCGATATCGCGGAGCAGCATCACGGTACGACGTTCCTCTATTTTTTCTATCAAAAAGCGCTGAAGCTTGCGGAAGAACGCGGCGTCGAGCCGGACTTCACGGAAGCGGAATTCCGTTATCCCGGACCGAAAGCCCAATCGAAAGAAGCGGCGGTCGTCGGGATCGCGGACAGCGTCGAAGCGGCGGTCCGCTCGCTGCACAAGCCGACGATCGACCAGGTGGAATCGATGATCGGCAAGATCATCAAAAGCCGGCTGGACGACCAGCAGTTCAACGAGTGCGACATTACGCTCAAAGAGCTGGACGTGGTGTCCAAGACGCTCAAGGAAGCCGTAATGGGAATTTTCCATTCGCGGATCGAATATCCCGAAGAGGTCAAGCCCAAGACAAAGGAGAACTGA
- a CDS encoding PhoH family protein, with product MTEQTRSIKIPLHNAGEGLALFGPQDTYLKLIERQFGARIDSREEEIGIYGPQQEADQLEQLFDVLLQLVRNGYNLTERDVQYALDLAKDFRADQLLDLFKGEIALTFRGKPIRPKTIGQKHYVTTIKKKDIVFGIGPAGTGKTYLAVVLAVTALKEGLVKRIVLTRPAVEAGESLGFLPGDLQEKVDPYLRPLYDALYDVMGTEQVAKALERGLIEIAPLAYMRGRTLDDAFIILDEAQNTTPEQMKMFLTRIGFGSKMVITGDVTQIDLPRGKKSGLVEARLILNEISDIGFVTFAQEDVVRHSIVQKIIVAYEKAAESIE from the coding sequence TTGACAGAACAGACGAGAAGTATCAAAATTCCGCTGCATAACGCGGGAGAAGGTTTGGCCCTGTTTGGTCCGCAGGACACGTATCTCAAGTTGATCGAACGGCAGTTCGGAGCACGGATCGACAGCCGCGAGGAAGAAATTGGCATATACGGACCCCAACAGGAAGCGGATCAACTGGAGCAGCTGTTCGACGTCCTGCTGCAGTTGGTTCGCAACGGCTACAACTTGACCGAACGGGATGTGCAGTACGCGCTTGATCTGGCCAAAGATTTCCGCGCCGATCAACTGCTCGACCTGTTCAAAGGCGAAATCGCCCTGACGTTCCGCGGCAAGCCGATTCGTCCCAAAACGATCGGCCAGAAGCATTACGTCACGACGATCAAGAAAAAAGACATCGTGTTCGGTATCGGTCCGGCCGGTACCGGCAAAACATATTTGGCGGTCGTCCTGGCCGTAACCGCGCTCAAGGAAGGTCTGGTCAAGCGTATCGTGCTGACGCGTCCGGCTGTCGAAGCGGGCGAGAGCCTCGGCTTCCTGCCGGGCGATCTGCAGGAGAAAGTCGATCCGTATCTGCGTCCGCTCTACGACGCGCTGTACGACGTCATGGGCACGGAGCAGGTAGCCAAAGCGCTGGAGCGCGGCCTGATCGAGATCGCGCCGCTCGCGTATATGCGCGGACGGACGCTCGACGATGCGTTCATCATTTTGGATGAAGCCCAGAACACGACGCCCGAGCAGATGAAGATGTTCCTGACGCGGATCGGATTCGGTTCCAAAATGGTCATCACGGGCGACGTCACGCAGATCGACCTGCCGCGCGGCAAAAAGTCTGGCCTGGTCGAAGCCCGGCTGATCCTGAACGAAATTTCCGATATCGGCTTTGTCACGTTTGCCCAGGAAGACGTCGTTCGTCACTCGATCGTACAGAAAATCATCGTGGCTTACGAAAAGGCAGCGGAAAGCATCGAATAA
- the floA gene encoding flotillin-like protein FloA (flotillin-like protein involved in membrane lipid rafts), with amino-acid sequence MADAVWITPLLIVVVGIILLSIFFSFFPVALWISALASGLRISIITLVAMRLRRVTPSRIVNPMIKAHKAGLTLTINQLESHYLAGGNVDRVVNALIAAHRANIPLEFERAAAIDLAGRDVLQAVQMSVNPRVIETPNVSAVARNGIEVVVIARVTVRANIDRLVGGAGEETIIARVGEGIVTTVGSSDTHKEVLENPDKISRTVLEKGLDAGTAFEILSIDIADVDVGKNIGAFLQTEQAEADKRIAQAKAEERRAMAVAEEQEMNARVVEMRARVVEAESEVPIAMAEALRNGKIGVMDYLNIKNLEADTEMRGSLGGMNVTHVDKQDPNK; translated from the coding sequence ATGGCAGATGCAGTTTGGATTACTCCGCTGCTCATCGTAGTGGTAGGCATTATTCTTTTGAGCATTTTCTTCAGCTTTTTCCCGGTCGCCCTGTGGATCTCGGCGCTCGCTTCCGGTCTGCGTATCAGCATCATTACGCTGGTCGCCATGCGTTTGCGGCGCGTAACGCCGTCCCGGATCGTCAATCCGATGATCAAGGCGCACAAAGCGGGCCTGACGCTGACCATCAATCAGCTTGAGAGTCACTATCTGGCCGGCGGTAACGTCGACCGCGTCGTCAATGCGCTGATCGCGGCGCATCGTGCCAATATTCCGCTCGAATTCGAACGGGCGGCCGCGATCGACTTGGCCGGCCGCGACGTGCTGCAGGCGGTACAGATGAGCGTTAACCCGCGCGTCATCGAGACGCCGAACGTTTCGGCCGTTGCGCGCAACGGTATCGAAGTGGTCGTTATTGCCCGCGTTACCGTACGTGCGAACATCGACCGCCTTGTCGGCGGCGCCGGCGAAGAAACGATCATCGCCCGTGTCGGCGAAGGCATCGTTACGACTGTAGGTTCCAGCGATACGCACAAGGAAGTGCTGGAGAATCCGGACAAAATCTCGCGCACGGTGCTTGAAAAAGGACTGGATGCCGGTACGGCGTTCGAAATCCTGTCGATCGATATCGCGGACGTGGACGTCGGCAAAAATATCGGCGCTTTCCTGCAAACCGAACAGGCGGAAGCCGACAAACGGATCGCCCAGGCCAAAGCCGAAGAACGCCGCGCCATGGCCGTAGCGGAAGAACAGGAAATGAACGCCCGCGTCGTCGAGATGAGAGCGAGAGTCGTCGAAGCCGAGTCGGAAGTGCCGATTGCTATGGCCGAAGCGCTTCGCAATGGCAAAATCGGCGTCATGGATTATCTGAACATCAAAAATCTCGAAGCCGATACGGAAATGAGAGGTTCGCTCGGCGGCATGAACGTGACGCATGTCGACAAGCAGGACCCGAACAAATAA
- a CDS encoding NfeD family protein has protein sequence MHTQARSKWWVGFAAALWGAVWLIGIPLIVCTSFVSTASAAGTAVSSQGAEQAGFLSDLSGFLTEPVMLTLLLFIGLAGVVIELLVPGLIFPGVLGVSAFILYFFSSTFQGLADPYVWLLFAAGIVLMALEIVLPSFGILGLLGAGSLIGGVVMAAWATGHALQTLGIAFVLAAAAVGIVVFVFKERGIWNRFILKDSLTSEAGYNSAVTRFELVGRDAVTLTPLRPSGTVLIEGERLDVVSDGAFIERDKAVVIVKTEGGRIVVQEKWHSGLGPIEPI, from the coding sequence ATGCATACACAAGCACGGTCCAAATGGTGGGTAGGATTCGCCGCGGCGCTGTGGGGTGCCGTCTGGCTGATCGGGATTCCGTTGATCGTCTGCACCTCGTTCGTGTCTACGGCTTCTGCGGCCGGTACGGCCGTTTCGTCGCAGGGCGCCGAGCAGGCCGGGTTTTTGTCGGATCTTTCAGGATTTCTGACAGAGCCCGTCATGCTGACGCTGCTGCTGTTTATCGGACTTGCCGGCGTAGTGATCGAACTGCTCGTGCCGGGACTCATTTTTCCGGGAGTGCTCGGGGTCAGCGCGTTCATCCTGTATTTTTTCTCCAGCACGTTCCAGGGTTTGGCCGATCCTTACGTTTGGCTGCTGTTCGCAGCGGGAATCGTTTTGATGGCACTCGAAATCGTTCTGCCGAGTTTCGGGATACTGGGCCTGCTCGGAGCGGGCTCGCTTATAGGGGGAGTGGTTATGGCAGCATGGGCAACCGGACACGCTTTGCAGACGCTCGGAATCGCTTTCGTATTGGCCGCGGCGGCTGTAGGCATCGTCGTATTCGTGTTCAAGGAGCGGGGCATTTGGAATCGCTTCATTCTTAAAGACAGTTTGACGTCCGAAGCCGGTTACAATTCCGCGGTCACGCGGTTCGAACTGGTCGGACGCGACGCCGTTACCCTGACGCCTCTGCGTCCGTCGGGCACCGTCCTGATCGAAGGCGAACGTCTCGACGTCGTTAGCGACGGCGCTTTTATCGAACGCGACAAAGCGGTCGTCATCGTCAAAACGGAAGGCGGCCGTATCGTCGTTCAGGAGAAATGGCACAGCGGGCTGGGACCGATCGAACCGATCTGA
- a CDS encoding GatB/YqeY domain-containing protein, giving the protein MNLSERLNEDMKQAMRSKDKFKLSTIRMIRATIKNQEIDLKRTLDDAEVLEILSREIKQRKDALHEFEKAGRDDLAETVKAEIVIVADYLPTQLSEEEVKAIVQQTIQETGASSKADMGKVMAALMPKVKGRADGKLVNQAVQQGLQ; this is encoded by the coding sequence ATGAATCTTAGCGAACGATTAAACGAAGATATGAAGCAAGCCATGCGGAGTAAGGATAAATTCAAACTCTCGACCATACGAATGATTCGCGCGACGATCAAGAACCAAGAGATCGATTTGAAGCGGACTTTGGATGACGCAGAAGTGCTTGAAATTCTGAGTCGTGAGATCAAACAGCGCAAAGATGCCCTCCATGAATTTGAAAAAGCAGGTCGTGACGATTTGGCCGAGACTGTCAAAGCCGAGATCGTTATTGTTGCTGACTATCTTCCTACCCAGCTTAGCGAAGAGGAAGTGAAAGCCATTGTACAACAGACCATCCAAGAAACCGGCGCTTCTTCCAAAGCCGATATGGGAAAAGTCATGGCCGCTTTGATGCCGAAAGTCAAAGGCCGTGCCGATGGGAAGTTGGTTAATCAAGCGGTTCAGCAGGGCCTGCAATAA
- the rpsU gene encoding 30S ribosomal protein S21 has product MSETKVRKNETIDAALRRFKRSIAKDGVLAEVKKRKHYEKPSVKRKKKSEAARKRKF; this is encoded by the coding sequence GTGTCTGAAACTAAAGTTCGCAAAAACGAGACTATTGATGCTGCTCTTCGCCGCTTCAAACGCTCGATCGCAAAAGACGGCGTGCTGGCGGAAGTTAAAAAGCGCAAGCATTATGAGAAGCCTAGCGTAAAGCGCAAGAAGAAGTCTGAGGCTGCTCGCAAAAGAAAGTTCTAA
- a CDS encoding histidine triad nucleotide-binding protein, which translates to MSETIFTKIIQGDIPSRKAFENERIYAFHDIQPAAPVHVLIVPKKPIPSLNDIADEDLAVIGEIHRVAVQLAEELGIAESGYRVINNCGRDGGQTVPHLHFHLLGGGKLGALTGASDSHA; encoded by the coding sequence ATGAGCGAGACGATTTTTACGAAAATTATTCAGGGCGATATTCCAAGCCGAAAAGCGTTCGAGAACGAACGGATCTACGCGTTCCACGATATTCAGCCCGCGGCTCCCGTTCACGTATTGATCGTACCGAAAAAGCCGATTCCGTCGCTGAACGATATTGCGGACGAAGATCTGGCCGTGATCGGAGAAATTCACCGCGTCGCCGTGCAGCTGGCCGAAGAGCTGGGCATCGCGGAGAGCGGATACCGCGTCATCAATAACTGCGGCCGCGACGGCGGCCAGACGGTGCCGCATCTGCATTTCCATCTGCTCGGAGGCGGCAAGCTCGGCGCGCTGACCGGAGCGTCGGACTCGCACGCTTGA